One segment of Mycobacterium spongiae DNA contains the following:
- a CDS encoding crotonase/enoyl-CoA hydratase family protein produces the protein MTVASQNAPQTSPLELPNLEHVTLERDGHVLLIGLNRPQKRNSFNRAMIADLSRAYALVESDPWVRAGVLFAHGDHFTAGLDLVDVGPNIASGETSFPDDGRDPWRLDGSWTTPVVAAVYGWCMTLGIELLLAADIRIAAAGTRFTQLEVQRGIYPFGGATIRMPRDAGWGNAMRWLLTGDEFDAAEAHRIGLVQEVADDASAAVSRAREIAHTIADRAAPLGVRATLESAHLARQQGEAAAAERLLPDMRTLFTTEDAAEGMRSFVERRPARFEGR, from the coding sequence ATGACTGTTGCTTCCCAGAATGCTCCCCAGACCTCACCCCTTGAGCTGCCCAACCTGGAGCATGTGACGCTGGAGCGTGACGGTCATGTGCTGCTGATCGGTCTGAACCGGCCACAGAAGCGAAACTCGTTCAACCGGGCGATGATCGCCGATCTATCCCGCGCCTACGCACTGGTGGAATCGGATCCCTGGGTACGCGCCGGGGTGCTGTTTGCCCATGGTGACCACTTCACCGCCGGGCTGGATCTCGTTGACGTCGGTCCGAATATCGCCAGCGGCGAGACGTCGTTCCCGGACGATGGCCGCGACCCGTGGCGGTTGGACGGCTCGTGGACGACGCCGGTGGTTGCCGCGGTATATGGCTGGTGCATGACGCTGGGCATTGAATTGCTGCTGGCCGCCGACATCCGCATTGCGGCGGCCGGCACCAGGTTCACGCAGCTCGAGGTGCAGCGTGGGATTTACCCGTTCGGGGGTGCGACGATCCGGATGCCCCGCGATGCCGGCTGGGGCAACGCCATGCGGTGGCTGCTGACCGGCGACGAGTTCGACGCCGCCGAAGCGCACCGAATTGGGTTGGTCCAGGAGGTTGCCGACGATGCGTCGGCAGCCGTGTCACGGGCGCGCGAGATCGCGCACACCATTGCCGATCGTGCCGCACCCCTGGGGGTGCGGGCCACCCTCGAATCGGCGCACCTGGCACGCCAGCAGGGCGAGGCCGCCGCGGCCGAGCGCCTGCTCCCCGACATGAGGACGCTATTCACCACCGAGGATGCCGCTGAGGGCATGCGGTCGTTCGTCGAGCGCCGGCCGGCCCGATTCGAGGGCCGCTAG
- a CDS encoding TetR/AcrR family transcriptional regulator: protein MATDPSPTAKRRDTRQKMLISAAEVMRECGASGVTIDAVLARSGAPRGSVYYHFPNGRNQILTEALSFAGDSITALIDGAADRGARVLLQRFVRFWERVLTDGDFNAGCPVAAAAIGSGDDEPALSVEAGVILNRWCAALTGAFVADGFDEKSAASLAVMSIAALEGAIVLCRSTRSADPLREVSEQLEFLITAKEFVTTNRAQQS, encoded by the coding sequence ATGGCAACTGACCCCAGTCCCACCGCAAAGCGCCGCGACACCCGGCAAAAAATGCTGATCAGCGCGGCCGAGGTGATGCGTGAATGCGGAGCTTCGGGAGTGACCATCGATGCCGTGCTCGCCAGAAGCGGCGCTCCCCGCGGCTCGGTTTACTACCACTTTCCCAACGGGCGCAACCAAATCCTGACCGAGGCGCTGTCTTTCGCCGGCGACTCCATCACCGCTTTGATCGATGGTGCAGCCGACCGCGGCGCCAGAGTCCTCCTGCAACGTTTTGTCCGGTTCTGGGAACGAGTACTGACCGATGGTGACTTCAACGCCGGCTGCCCGGTGGCGGCGGCCGCGATCGGTTCCGGCGACGACGAGCCCGCGCTATCGGTCGAAGCCGGCGTCATACTGAACCGCTGGTGTGCCGCGTTGACCGGGGCCTTCGTGGCCGACGGTTTCGACGAGAAGAGCGCGGCCTCGCTGGCGGTGATGTCCATCGCCGCGCTGGAAGGCGCCATCGTGCTGTGTCGTTCGACGCGGAGCGCCGACCCGCTGCGTGAGGTTAGCGAACAGCTCGAATTCCTCATCACGGCAAAAGAATTCGTCACCACGAACAGGGCCCAGCAATCGTAG
- a CDS encoding NAD-dependent epimerase/dehydratase family protein — MTAELELSGIDVDTSAPVLVTGATGYVAGWIIKGLLGAGVTVHAAVRDPKNTAKIAHLVDMAETSRGDIQFYRADLLAEGSYTEAMTGCGIVFHTASPFVRAVDDPQRDLIDPAVKGTTNVLSGANEVASVSRVVVTSSCAAIYTDAVDCENAPGGTITEEIWNTTASLTHEPYSYSKVLAEREAWRIADDQDRWRLVVVNPSLVIGPAQGPDPTSESFAIVKQIGDGTMRMGAPQMGMGVVDVREVARAHIAAAYLPEAHGRYIVSGHNTDMLELAQSLRPRFGRDFPLPKRALPKFMVWLAAPFVGLSREFVAKNVGHVWRADNAKSQRELGVTYRPMQESMEDMFSQMIERQALAS; from the coding sequence ATGACCGCCGAGCTGGAATTGTCGGGGATCGATGTTGACACGAGCGCTCCGGTGCTCGTCACCGGCGCGACCGGGTACGTCGCGGGATGGATCATCAAAGGCTTGCTGGGTGCTGGCGTTACCGTCCATGCTGCCGTTCGTGACCCGAAGAACACGGCCAAGATTGCGCACCTGGTCGACATGGCGGAGACGTCGCGCGGTGACATCCAGTTCTACCGCGCTGACCTGTTGGCCGAAGGCTCATACACCGAGGCGATGACGGGCTGCGGCATCGTGTTCCACACGGCCTCCCCCTTCGTCCGCGCGGTTGACGATCCCCAACGTGATCTGATCGATCCGGCCGTCAAGGGCACGACCAATGTCTTGTCCGGCGCCAACGAGGTCGCATCGGTGTCTCGGGTCGTCGTGACCAGCTCATGTGCGGCGATCTATACCGACGCCGTCGACTGCGAGAACGCTCCGGGTGGCACCATCACCGAGGAGATCTGGAACACGACGGCCTCGCTGACACACGAGCCGTATAGCTACTCCAAGGTGCTTGCCGAGCGGGAAGCGTGGCGGATCGCGGATGACCAGGATCGTTGGCGGCTCGTCGTCGTTAACCCCTCGCTGGTGATCGGCCCAGCGCAGGGGCCGGATCCGACCTCGGAGAGCTTCGCCATTGTCAAGCAGATCGGCGACGGGACAATGAGAATGGGTGCGCCCCAGATGGGGATGGGGGTAGTCGACGTTCGCGAGGTTGCGCGCGCACACATTGCCGCTGCCTACCTGCCAGAGGCGCATGGACGCTATATCGTTTCAGGCCACAACACCGACATGCTCGAGCTGGCCCAGTCGTTGCGGCCGCGTTTCGGGCGGGACTTTCCGCTGCCGAAGCGCGCGCTGCCGAAGTTCATGGTGTGGCTTGCCGCCCCATTCGTGGGTCTTAGCCGTGAGTTCGTCGCCAAGAACGTTGGCCACGTGTGGCGGGCCGACAACGCAAAAAGCCAGCGCGAGCTCGGCGTCACCTATAGGCCGATGCAGGAATCGATGGAAGACATGTTCTCCCAAATGATCGAACGCCAGGCCTTGGCTTCATAG
- a CDS encoding aldehyde dehydrogenase yields the protein MTNSVTTEYDKLFIGGKWVDPSTSDVIEVHCPATGEYVGKVPSAAAADVDAAVAAARAAFDSGPWPSTPPKERAAVLAAVVKLMEDRKDQFTTLLAAETGQPPTIIETMHWMGTMGAMNFFATSAVDQVKWTETRTGSYGQTIVHREPVGVVGAIVAWNVPLFLAVNKLGPALLAGCTVVLKPAAETPLTANALAELFAEAGLPEGVLSVVPGGVETGQALTSNPDVDMFTFTGSSSVGKEVGKRAADLLKPCTLELGGKSAAILLEDVDLATAIPMMVFSGVMNAGQGCVNQTRILAPRSRYDEIVDAISGFVQALPVGLPSDPAVQVGPLISEKQRTRVEGYIAKGIEEGARLVCGGGRPEGLDSGYFVQPTVFADVDNKMTIAQEEIFGPVLSIIPYDTEEDAVTIANDSVYGLAGSVWTADVPKGMEISQKIRTGTYGINWYAFDPGCPFGGYKNSGIGRENGPEGVEHFTQHKSVLLPMGYTVS from the coding sequence ATGACCAACAGCGTCACGACGGAATACGACAAGCTTTTTATCGGCGGCAAGTGGGTGGATCCATCGACCTCGGATGTCATTGAGGTGCATTGCCCGGCAACCGGCGAGTACGTCGGCAAGGTGCCATCGGCCGCAGCCGCCGACGTCGACGCCGCGGTCGCCGCGGCGCGGGCCGCGTTCGACAGCGGTCCCTGGCCGTCGACTCCGCCGAAAGAGCGCGCTGCCGTCCTCGCCGCGGTGGTGAAGTTGATGGAGGACCGCAAGGATCAATTCACCACCTTGCTGGCAGCCGAAACGGGCCAGCCACCGACCATCATCGAGACGATGCACTGGATGGGGACCATGGGGGCGATGAACTTCTTTGCCACCAGCGCCGTCGATCAGGTCAAGTGGACCGAGACCCGCACGGGCTCATACGGGCAGACCATCGTCCATCGCGAGCCGGTGGGCGTGGTGGGCGCGATCGTGGCGTGGAACGTGCCGTTGTTCTTGGCGGTCAACAAGCTGGGTCCGGCACTGCTGGCCGGCTGCACGGTGGTGCTCAAGCCAGCAGCAGAAACCCCGCTCACCGCAAACGCTTTGGCAGAGCTGTTCGCCGAGGCAGGTCTGCCCGAAGGAGTGCTGTCGGTGGTACCCGGCGGGGTGGAAACGGGACAGGCACTGACATCCAACCCCGACGTCGACATGTTCACCTTCACCGGCAGCTCGTCCGTCGGCAAAGAGGTCGGCAAACGCGCGGCGGACCTGCTCAAACCCTGCACGCTGGAACTCGGCGGCAAATCGGCGGCCATCCTCCTCGAGGATGTCGACCTGGCGACCGCGATTCCGATGATGGTGTTTTCCGGGGTGATGAACGCTGGACAGGGCTGCGTGAACCAGACGCGCATCCTGGCACCGCGCTCGCGGTACGACGAAATTGTGGACGCGATAAGCGGTTTCGTTCAGGCGCTGCCGGTGGGGCTGCCGTCGGATCCGGCCGTCCAGGTCGGTCCGCTGATTTCCGAGAAGCAGCGGACCCGGGTGGAGGGCTACATTGCCAAGGGCATCGAAGAGGGCGCTCGGCTGGTCTGCGGCGGCGGCCGCCCCGAGGGCCTCGACAGCGGCTATTTCGTACAGCCCACGGTCTTCGCCGACGTCGATAACAAGATGACGATCGCCCAAGAGGAGATCTTCGGCCCCGTGCTCAGCATCATCCCCTACGACACCGAGGAGGACGCGGTCACGATTGCCAACGATTCGGTATACGGGCTGGCTGGCAGCGTGTGGACCGCCGACGTGCCGAAAGGCATGGAGATCTCACAGAAGATCCGCACCGGTACCTATGGCATCAACTGGTACGCCTTCGACCCCGGCTGCCCGTTCGGCGGCTACAAGAACTCCGGCATCGGCCGCGAGAACGGGCCCGAAGGCGTCGAGCACTTCACCCAGCACAAGAGCGTGCTGCTGCCAATGGGCTACACCGTCAGCTAG
- a CDS encoding class I adenylate-forming enzyme family protein produces the protein MSVSLLLEMAASSNPDRTAVVCDGVSGDVRLTTQQLSDLADGGAGVVAGTNARHVVYLGAGGMMLPLLIFAAARAGLAFTPLNYRLSADGIHALIRRLPEPLVIVDSRYREMFPEPTPLLMSSDEFLTAAGTTEPTTVVADPDDVAIVLFTSGTTSVPKAVELSHNNLTSYITGTVEFDSAAPTDAALICVPPYHIAGVSAALSNLYAGRTMVYLPDFDAREWVRLANAERVTTATVVPTMLERLVTVLETSHDKLPSLRNLAYGGAKVGLPLLRRALELLPDVGFVNAYGLTETSSTIAVLTPEDHRTAQAASDAVVANRLGSVGRPVPGIEVQIRDDDGSVVPPGRTGELFVRGPQVSGRYTGIGSVLDENGWFPTKDHAMLDEEGYLFIRGRSDDTIIRGGENIAPAELEEVLIEHPQVRDVAVVGVDDSHWGQAIVAVVVPSAGIDPDAEELRNYVRKSLRGSRTPDRVVFRDELPTTATGKVLRREIVRELLAAPAEH, from the coding sequence ATGAGTGTTTCGCTGCTGCTCGAGATGGCCGCGTCGAGCAATCCCGACCGCACCGCCGTTGTTTGCGACGGGGTTTCCGGAGATGTTCGGCTCACCACTCAGCAGCTCAGCGATCTTGCGGATGGCGGCGCGGGCGTGGTCGCGGGAACCAATGCCCGCCATGTGGTCTACCTCGGCGCCGGCGGGATGATGCTGCCGCTGCTGATCTTCGCCGCCGCGCGCGCCGGGCTGGCCTTCACCCCACTCAACTACCGGCTCTCCGCGGACGGCATTCACGCGCTGATCCGTCGGCTGCCCGAACCCCTGGTGATCGTCGACTCGCGCTACCGGGAGATGTTTCCCGAGCCAACGCCGCTGCTGATGTCCTCTGACGAATTCCTGACAGCCGCCGGCACCACGGAACCGACAACGGTGGTTGCCGACCCGGATGATGTCGCGATTGTGCTCTTCACCTCGGGCACCACGTCAGTCCCGAAAGCCGTCGAACTGTCGCACAACAACCTGACCAGCTACATCACCGGCACGGTTGAATTCGACTCGGCCGCGCCCACCGACGCGGCATTGATCTGTGTGCCGCCGTACCACATCGCCGGGGTCAGTGCCGCGCTGTCGAACCTGTACGCCGGACGCACCATGGTTTACCTGCCCGACTTCGATGCCCGCGAATGGGTCCGGCTGGCCAACGCAGAGCGGGTCACCACGGCCACCGTGGTGCCCACCATGCTGGAACGCCTGGTCACCGTGCTAGAGACGAGCCACGACAAGCTCCCGTCGTTGCGGAACCTTGCCTACGGCGGCGCCAAGGTGGGCTTGCCGCTGCTTCGGCGGGCCCTCGAACTGCTGCCTGACGTGGGTTTTGTGAACGCCTATGGCCTGACCGAGACCAGCTCGACGATCGCTGTCCTGACGCCCGAGGATCATCGCACCGCGCAGGCAGCATCGGATGCGGTTGTCGCCAACCGATTGGGCTCGGTCGGCCGGCCGGTGCCGGGTATCGAGGTACAGATTCGTGACGACGATGGCTCGGTTGTGCCTCCGGGGCGCACTGGTGAGCTGTTCGTCCGCGGTCCGCAGGTATCCGGCCGCTACACCGGGATCGGCTCGGTGCTGGACGAGAACGGCTGGTTCCCGACAAAAGACCACGCCATGCTGGACGAAGAGGGCTACCTGTTCATCCGCGGGCGCAGCGACGACACCATCATCCGCGGTGGCGAGAACATCGCTCCCGCCGAGTTGGAGGAGGTGCTGATCGAGCACCCGCAGGTGCGCGATGTCGCCGTGGTCGGTGTCGACGATTCACACTGGGGCCAGGCGATCGTTGCGGTCGTCGTGCCGTCCGCGGGCATAGACCCAGACGCGGAGGAACTACGCAACTATGTGCGCAAGAGTTTGCGGGGGTCGCGTACCCCCGACCGAGTAGTGTTTCGCGACGAGCTGCCAACTACCGCCACCGGCAAGGTTCTACGCCGCGAGATCGTGCGCGAACTGCTCGCCGCACCGGCCGAACACTAA